CTTTCCCCCGAAGCCATCGCCGCCGAAGTGGCCGCCGCCGTGGCCGAAACCGGCGCATCCTCCCCCGCCGACATGGGCAAACTGATGGGCGTGCTCAAAACCCGCCTCGCGGGCAAGGCCGACATGGGCGAAGTGAACAAAGCCGTCAAAGCCGCGCTGGCCAAGTAACAGGCCGTCTGAAAAAGGAGCCGCCATGCGCCAATCCTCGCTTTTCTTCCCGCTGCTGCTGATCACCGTCGGTGCGGCCTGGTTTCTCAAAACCACCGACATCCTGCCCGCTACCTCCACCATGATCGCCATCGGCCTGGCCGCCTTCGGCGTGCTGGTGCTGGTTACCGACGGCGTCAACAAACAATCGGTCGTGGCCGGCCCGCTCCTGGTGTACTGCGGCGCGGCGGTGTATTTGCGCAGCGAATACTGGATCGACCTCTCCCCGCTCACCGCCTTCGGCATGGTCGTCCTCGGCTGCCTGCTCCTGCTCTCGCGCAGCAGCCTGATTCCCTACAAAACCGCCAAACACCCGCCGCAATAAG
The window above is part of the Neisseria bacilliformis genome. Proteins encoded here:
- a CDS encoding membrane protein codes for the protein MRQSSLFFPLLLITVGAAWFLKTTDILPATSTMIAIGLAAFGVLVLVTDGVNKQSVVAGPLLVYCGAAVYLRSEYWIDLSPLTAFGMVVLGCLLLLSRSSLIPYKTAKHPPQ